In Amycolatopsis sp. EV170708-02-1, the following are encoded in one genomic region:
- a CDS encoding LuxR C-terminal-related transcriptional regulator, giving the protein MDVLSSAPVSAESTSYVGRAQEGAAIRRLLGQARLVTLAGPGGVGKTRLAARVMRDSVRAFEHGAVFVELAPVRDGALVANLVADRLGLQDRSDASATRIVIEHLRHQTRLLVLDNCEHVIDACAGFVAEILAECPRVVVLATSRQSLAVAGERLVPVQPLPTADAVRLFLDRAAAIWPDAVDGEAARQELTELCRRLDGLPLAIELAAARIRSLSPAQILDRLSGRLTLLTTGPRLAPPRQQTLRATIDWSYELCTPSERTVWKRASVFAGSFDLDAAVQVCGGGDIAPGKVLDLIDGLLDKSVLIRHDEQGTARYRLLEVLREYGHEHLTSDGEQDEIARLHRDWYGRLVTLADEEWLSRHLYWIERLTREHANLRAALDWSLARRQEAGVALAMASRPFEYWLLRGLSSEERRWLDRALAAAAPDHPARPFALCVAALHALWQGDHENLGRLLDEVEQLAAAGTDEELTARILHIRAFAAMMAGGPESVDLAAEACAIFRAHGLVRAELHPLFIHGVSIAYRDRDLATARRLLSRMNAVATEHGATFYQAMSLFGLAVVEVEFGETDAAAEAAAEALRLDVLAGDLHGRAYRIDTLAWIATRRGEHSRAATLFGIAATVWDRIGTSPDFAVAIPHRRHLKRTRQELGDARFDEAFTAGRLLPDEDGLRYALDERAPEPEPAHGEPANPLSPRETEIAELVAEGLTNRDISTKLVISPRTAETHVQHIMTKLGFHSRAQIAVWSVSRHTELI; this is encoded by the coding sequence GTGGACGTGCTGTCATCCGCGCCGGTCTCGGCCGAGTCGACCAGCTATGTCGGCCGTGCCCAGGAGGGCGCCGCGATACGCCGGTTGCTCGGCCAGGCACGGCTGGTGACGCTCGCGGGTCCCGGCGGGGTGGGCAAGACGAGGCTGGCGGCCAGGGTCATGCGGGACTCCGTCCGGGCCTTCGAGCACGGCGCGGTGTTCGTGGAGCTGGCCCCGGTGCGAGACGGCGCGCTCGTGGCGAACCTGGTCGCGGACCGGCTCGGGCTTCAGGATCGGTCCGACGCGTCGGCGACGCGCATCGTGATCGAACATCTGCGGCACCAGACGCGGCTGCTGGTACTGGACAACTGCGAACACGTCATCGACGCCTGCGCCGGGTTCGTCGCGGAAATCCTGGCCGAATGCCCCCGGGTGGTGGTGCTGGCCACCAGCAGGCAGTCGCTCGCCGTGGCGGGCGAGCGGCTGGTTCCGGTCCAGCCGCTGCCGACCGCGGACGCGGTGCGGTTGTTCCTGGACCGGGCCGCGGCGATCTGGCCGGACGCCGTCGACGGGGAAGCCGCGCGACAGGAGCTCACCGAACTGTGCCGGCGGCTGGACGGACTGCCGCTGGCGATCGAGCTCGCCGCGGCCAGAATCCGTTCACTCTCACCGGCGCAGATCCTCGACCGGTTGTCCGGGCGCCTCACCTTGCTGACCACCGGCCCGCGTCTCGCGCCGCCGAGGCAACAGACGCTACGGGCCACCATCGACTGGAGCTACGAGCTGTGCACACCGTCCGAGCGGACGGTGTGGAAACGGGCTTCGGTCTTCGCCGGTTCCTTCGATCTCGACGCCGCCGTCCAGGTGTGCGGCGGCGGTGACATCGCCCCCGGGAAAGTGCTCGACCTGATCGACGGCCTGCTGGACAAGTCGGTCCTCATCCGTCACGACGAGCAGGGCACCGCCCGCTACCGGCTGCTGGAGGTGCTGCGGGAATACGGCCACGAACACCTGACCTCGGACGGCGAGCAGGACGAGATCGCCAGGCTGCACCGGGACTGGTACGGCAGGCTCGTCACCCTGGCCGACGAAGAATGGCTGAGCCGTCACCTGTACTGGATCGAACGACTGACGCGAGAACACGCGAATCTGCGCGCCGCGCTCGACTGGTCGCTGGCCCGGCGTCAGGAGGCGGGCGTGGCGCTGGCGATGGCTTCCCGCCCCTTCGAGTACTGGCTGCTGCGCGGGCTCTCCTCGGAAGAACGCAGATGGCTCGATCGCGCCCTCGCCGCGGCGGCGCCGGATCATCCCGCACGGCCGTTCGCGCTCTGCGTCGCCGCTCTTCACGCGCTCTGGCAAGGGGATCACGAGAATCTGGGCAGGCTTCTTGACGAGGTCGAGCAGCTGGCGGCCGCGGGCACGGACGAAGAGCTGACCGCGCGCATCCTGCACATCCGCGCCTTCGCCGCCATGATGGCGGGCGGGCCCGAGTCAGTCGACCTCGCGGCTGAAGCCTGTGCGATCTTCCGGGCGCACGGGCTCGTGCGGGCCGAGCTGCACCCGCTGTTCATCCACGGTGTCTCGATCGCCTACCGCGACCGCGACCTCGCCACGGCGCGCCGCCTGCTGTCCCGGATGAACGCCGTGGCCACCGAACACGGGGCGACCTTCTACCAAGCGATGTCCCTGTTCGGGCTGGCCGTGGTCGAAGTCGAGTTCGGCGAAACCGATGCCGCCGCCGAAGCGGCCGCCGAGGCACTACGGCTCGACGTGCTCGCCGGTGACCTCCACGGTCGCGCCTACCGGATCGACACCTTGGCCTGGATCGCCACCCGACGAGGCGAGCACTCCCGCGCGGCCACCCTGTTCGGCATCGCCGCCACGGTATGGGACCGCATCGGGACCTCACCCGATTTCGCCGTCGCCATTCCCCACCGCCGGCATCTCAAACGGACGAGGCAAGAACTCGGCGACGCCCGGTTCGACGAGGCGTTCACCGCCGGCCGCCTGCTTCCCGACGAGGACGGCCTCCGCTACGCCCTCGACGAGCGCGCCCCCGAACCCGAACCGGCGCACGGGGAACCCGCGAACCCCTTGAGCCCGCGGGAAACCGAGATCGCGGAGCTGGTCGCCGAAGGACTGACCAACCGTGACATCTCCACGAAGCTGGTGATCTCGCCGCGCACGGCCGAGACCCACGTCCAGCACATCATGACCAAGCTCGGCTTCCACTCCCGCGCGCAGATAGCGGTGTGGTCGGTCAGCCGCCACACCGAACTCATCTGA
- a CDS encoding SGNH/GDSL hydrolase family protein codes for MRRVLPSLAAITLVATTLTSGSASASTTGSYVALGDSYTSGTLIPNTVDLPCTRSDHNYPSLVAAKLAPRSFTDVSCSGAATPDMTNSQLLAGNPPQFDALKPDTDLVTVGIGGNDIPFGEIVLNCGARGVFVPHGSPCKNFYTSGGKDALAAKVRAVGPKVGKVLDGIHQRSPRAKVVLVGYPTVMPDSGANCWPSIPISDGDAPYLRDITKLLNQVLAEQASAHDAIFVDTYTSSIGHDVCRLPFVKWIEGILPTSPGSPVHPNAAGTDNQARQVLAALAAHR; via the coding sequence GTGCGCCGAGTCCTGCCCAGCCTTGCCGCGATCACCTTGGTGGCCACCACGCTGACCTCAGGGTCCGCCTCCGCGAGCACCACCGGCTCCTATGTCGCGCTCGGCGACTCCTACACCTCGGGCACGCTGATCCCGAACACGGTCGACCTGCCCTGCACCCGCTCCGACCACAACTACCCGTCACTGGTCGCCGCGAAACTCGCCCCGCGCTCGTTCACCGACGTCAGCTGTAGCGGTGCGGCGACCCCGGATATGACCAACAGCCAGCTGCTGGCGGGGAACCCGCCCCAGTTCGACGCGTTGAAGCCGGACACCGACCTGGTCACCGTCGGCATCGGCGGCAACGACATCCCCTTCGGTGAGATAGTGCTCAACTGCGGCGCCCGCGGCGTATTCGTGCCGCACGGCTCGCCGTGCAAGAACTTCTACACCAGCGGCGGCAAGGACGCGTTGGCCGCCAAAGTACGCGCGGTCGGCCCGAAGGTCGGCAAGGTGCTCGATGGAATCCATCAGCGTTCCCCGCGGGCCAAGGTGGTGCTCGTCGGCTACCCGACGGTGATGCCCGACTCCGGCGCGAACTGCTGGCCGTCGATTCCCATCTCCGACGGCGACGCGCCGTACCTGCGCGACATCACGAAGCTGCTCAACCAGGTCCTCGCCGAGCAGGCCTCCGCACACGACGCGATCTTCGTCGACACGTACACCAGCAGCATCGGCCACGACGTCTGCCGTCTCCCGTTCGTCAAATGGATCGAGGGCATCCTGCCCACCTCACCCGGCAGCCCGGTGCACCCGAACGCCGCCGGCACGGACAACCAGGCACGCCAGGTACTCGCCGCGCTCGCGGCGCACAGGTGA
- a CDS encoding S8 family peptidase has product MGLVLTALGALAGQGQASAAEGEIRGADSQQAIKGSYIVVLKDGISTRSAVGSQAQKYGATVKHRYDKALNGYAADMSESQARRLAADPSVAYVQQNQTIRLSESQPNPPSWGIDRIDQPDLPLGNSYQYSTGASGVHAYILDTGIDTAHNDFEGRATWGLNAVGDGKDTDCHGHGTHVAGTIGGKRHGVAKAVELTAVKVLSCSGQGDTSTVVAGIDWVTTNAEKPAVANMSLGGGSDPALDEAVKRSVSAGITYSLASGNGNVFGMPQDACRTSPARVGGSAGTAITVNASDKKDSKASFSNYGRCTDVYAPGVDITSAWIGSDTATKSASGTSMAAPHVAGAAALYLAGHPSATPAQVKQALVGAASQGKIKGVTSDTPNRLVYTGQGGQTPPPAPGPDPEPEPKPWYCMWVPEPFCF; this is encoded by the coding sequence GTGGGCCTTGTGCTGACCGCGCTCGGGGCGTTGGCCGGGCAGGGGCAGGCATCGGCCGCCGAGGGCGAAATCCGCGGCGCCGACTCCCAGCAGGCCATCAAGGGCTCCTACATCGTAGTGCTCAAGGACGGCATTTCGACGCGGTCCGCAGTGGGTTCGCAGGCACAGAAATACGGCGCCACCGTCAAACATCGGTACGACAAGGCACTCAACGGCTACGCGGCCGATATGAGCGAGTCACAGGCCAGGCGGCTCGCCGCCGATCCGTCGGTCGCCTACGTCCAGCAGAACCAGACGATCCGCCTGAGCGAGTCGCAGCCCAATCCCCCGTCATGGGGTATCGACCGGATCGACCAGCCCGACCTGCCACTCGGGAACAGCTATCAGTACTCCACGGGCGCGTCCGGTGTGCACGCCTACATCCTCGACACCGGTATCGACACCGCGCACAACGACTTCGAAGGCCGCGCGACGTGGGGGCTCAACGCCGTCGGAGACGGTAAGGACACCGACTGTCACGGTCACGGCACCCACGTCGCGGGCACCATCGGCGGCAAGCGCCACGGCGTCGCCAAGGCGGTCGAGCTCACCGCGGTGAAAGTGCTGAGCTGTTCAGGCCAAGGCGACACGTCCACTGTGGTCGCCGGCATCGACTGGGTCACCACGAACGCCGAGAAACCCGCCGTGGCGAACATGAGTCTCGGCGGCGGCTCGGACCCCGCGCTCGACGAAGCGGTCAAACGGTCCGTCAGCGCGGGAATCACCTACTCGCTGGCCTCCGGGAACGGCAATGTCTTCGGTATGCCGCAAGACGCCTGCCGGACATCGCCGGCCAGGGTCGGCGGCTCCGCGGGTACAGCCATCACCGTGAACGCCTCGGACAAGAAGGACTCCAAGGCGTCGTTCTCGAACTACGGCCGTTGCACCGACGTCTACGCACCGGGCGTCGACATCACCTCGGCGTGGATCGGCTCGGACACGGCGACCAAATCGGCTTCGGGAACGTCGATGGCCGCCCCGCACGTCGCCGGTGCCGCCGCCCTCTACCTCGCGGGCCACCCGTCGGCCACCCCCGCACAGGTCAAGCAGGCGCTCGTCGGCGCTGCGTCGCAGGGGAAGATCAAGGGCGTCACCAGCGACACCCCGAACCGTCTCGTCTACACCGGGCAGGGTGGCCAGACCCCGCCGCCGGCGCCCGGCCCGGATCCCGAACCCGAGCCGAAGCCGTGGTACTGCATGTGGGTGCCGGAGCCGTTCTGCTTCTGA
- a CDS encoding RNA polymerase sigma factor, giving the protein MSSLAIGVGVPVEQTGDRELWARAAGGDEGAFGELFERHAEALWNYTYRLTGSWSSAEDLASTTFLIAWRRRAEVTLVRDSALPWLYTVAANVARDEHRGARRRLRLLGKLPAQPAVSDHADSVAEKIDGQRRLGRVAEAVRSLPKSQREVVELCLAAEVSIADAAELLGIAEVTVRAHLSRGRARLRTLLEEK; this is encoded by the coding sequence GTGAGCAGTCTTGCGATCGGGGTGGGGGTACCGGTGGAGCAGACCGGTGACCGGGAACTGTGGGCCCGCGCGGCCGGCGGCGACGAAGGAGCGTTCGGTGAGCTGTTCGAGCGGCACGCCGAGGCCCTGTGGAACTACACGTATCGCCTGACCGGTTCGTGGAGCAGCGCCGAGGACCTGGCGTCCACGACGTTCCTCATCGCCTGGCGGCGACGGGCCGAGGTGACCCTGGTGCGGGACAGCGCCCTGCCGTGGCTCTACACGGTCGCGGCCAATGTCGCCCGTGACGAGCACCGCGGTGCTCGCCGCCGGCTGCGGCTGCTCGGGAAGCTCCCCGCCCAGCCCGCCGTATCCGACCACGCCGATTCGGTGGCCGAGAAGATCGACGGCCAGCGCCGGCTGGGGCGAGTCGCCGAAGCCGTCCGGTCGCTGCCGAAATCGCAACGCGAAGTCGTCGAACTGTGCCTGGCCGCGGAGGTGAGCATCGCCGACGCCGCGGAATTGCTGGGCATCGCCGAAGTCACCGTCCGCGCCCATCTTTCCCGGGGACGAGCCCGGCTTCGTACCTTGCTGGAGGAGAAATGA
- a CDS encoding BTAD domain-containing putative transcriptional regulator translates to MRFGVLGPLEVWTADGTPVTIRESKVRALLADLLANDGRLVTADRLIADLWGDALPGNPANTLQTRVWQLRRALAEAEPGGRELVVSRRPGYLLRVGPEALDMHRFQALLAHARTVRDPAARAAVLSEALGLWRGRAFAGFEDTDFARPLAQRLEEQRLYAIEEQAEARLDADDRDGAAVASELGDLVAAHPLRERLRAAQMRALYLAGRQSEALAGYHILRRQLADELGVDPSPELADLHQAILAQAPTLGPAAAPAANLTRPRTNLPAPLTPLIGRAEALPTVRSMLDSGRLVTLTGPGGVGKTRLAVETARQLADAFPDGTWLVELSALDRAEDGDPGTAVVDLVARVLDLRDDTPAGPLPTGGRVPLIERLTASLRTRRSLLVLDNCEHVVDAVADLAGRLLAAAPGLHILATSREPLAIEGELLQPVPPLELPEPGTPPSVLRRSSAVELFVARASAAAPGFELNAGNADAVAVVCRHLDGIPLAIELAATRVRALDVRELATRLNDRFRLLTGGRRGGPARHRTLEAMIDWSWQLLTQAERIVLRRLAVHAGSCSLAAAETLCAGDGVRPDDVLDLLARLVDRSLVVVVDTPSGARYRLLESIAAYCRERLEEAGETARMRRGHARHYTELAEQAEPHLRGGAQRQWLASLDAETANLRRALDSLVDDGDVALGLRLVGALGWYWFLRGRLGEARRAFELVLGLDSDSDRGAAGAVAQVWHAGISLMIRDTGTPAPVPEEMRRLCGGIDDPVTRARMEWFLGFAQAGFGAPAASEGLADRSLSAFRATEDRWGIAAVSTTRAALALARGDLGVAERLGAESLAVFDELGDDWGHLKAGQVLAVLAEIIGDYGSAARLHRDGLRTAEELGLRTEAAWELSGLGRIALLDGDYAAADHWHHRSMRLAIEQSHHRGIQYAEVGLGLGARRQGRLDAAEKHLRNWLDWCRRWDGDAGVALILAELGFIAEQRGDTAKALALHLDGFRAARSTADPRAIALALEGLAGAEALAGRHGHAAHLLGMAAVLRRSAGAPLPPAERGDVERITAAIRQALGERDFAAAFEHGNKTTLENL, encoded by the coding sequence GTGCGTTTCGGGGTGCTCGGTCCGCTTGAGGTGTGGACGGCGGACGGGACACCGGTAACGATCCGCGAATCGAAGGTCCGTGCCCTGCTCGCCGACCTGCTGGCCAACGACGGCCGCCTGGTGACGGCCGACCGGCTCATCGCGGACCTGTGGGGCGACGCGCTGCCCGGCAACCCCGCCAACACGCTGCAGACCAGGGTGTGGCAGCTGCGGCGGGCGCTCGCGGAGGCCGAGCCGGGCGGCCGGGAGCTGGTGGTGTCGCGCCGTCCTGGGTATTTGCTGCGTGTCGGCCCGGAAGCGCTGGACATGCACCGGTTCCAGGCTCTGCTCGCCCACGCGCGGACAGTTCGCGATCCGGCGGCACGGGCGGCGGTCCTGTCGGAGGCGCTGGGTTTGTGGCGGGGACGGGCATTCGCCGGTTTCGAGGACACCGACTTCGCCCGGCCCCTCGCGCAACGCCTGGAGGAACAACGGCTGTACGCGATCGAGGAACAGGCCGAGGCGAGGCTGGACGCTGACGATCGTGACGGCGCCGCGGTGGCGAGCGAGCTGGGTGACCTCGTGGCGGCGCACCCGCTACGAGAACGGTTACGGGCGGCGCAGATGCGCGCGCTCTACCTCGCCGGTCGCCAGAGCGAGGCGCTGGCCGGCTATCACATCCTGCGACGGCAGCTGGCCGACGAACTCGGGGTGGATCCCAGCCCCGAGCTGGCCGACCTGCACCAGGCGATTTTGGCGCAGGCGCCCACTTTGGGCCCCGCGGCTGCCCCGGCGGCGAACCTGACGAGACCGCGGACGAACCTTCCGGCTCCGCTGACGCCCTTGATCGGCCGCGCGGAAGCCCTGCCGACGGTGCGGTCGATGCTGGACTCCGGTCGGCTGGTGACCCTCACCGGCCCGGGAGGAGTCGGCAAGACCCGGCTGGCGGTGGAGACCGCCCGGCAGCTGGCAGACGCCTTCCCGGACGGCACCTGGCTGGTCGAACTGAGCGCACTGGACCGAGCCGAGGACGGCGACCCCGGTACCGCGGTGGTCGATCTGGTGGCGAGGGTCCTCGATCTTCGCGACGACACCCCGGCGGGTCCCTTGCCCACGGGTGGGCGGGTCCCGCTGATCGAACGGCTCACAGCATCGCTGCGTACCCGGCGATCGCTACTGGTCCTCGACAACTGCGAGCACGTCGTCGACGCGGTCGCAGACCTGGCCGGACGGCTGCTGGCGGCCGCGCCAGGGCTGCACATCCTGGCGACCAGCAGGGAGCCGCTGGCCATCGAAGGAGAGCTCCTCCAGCCCGTGCCTCCGCTGGAGCTACCCGAGCCCGGCACACCGCCGTCCGTCCTGCGGCGGTCCAGCGCCGTCGAGTTGTTCGTGGCCCGCGCCTCCGCCGCCGCACCGGGCTTCGAGCTGAACGCGGGCAACGCCGACGCCGTCGCCGTCGTCTGCCGTCACCTCGACGGCATCCCCCTCGCCATCGAGCTGGCCGCCACTCGGGTGCGGGCACTGGACGTGCGGGAACTCGCCACGCGGCTGAACGACCGGTTCCGCTTGCTGACCGGCGGACGGCGTGGCGGGCCGGCCCGCCACCGGACCCTAGAGGCGATGATCGATTGGAGCTGGCAGCTGCTGACCCAGGCGGAACGGATCGTGTTGCGCCGCCTGGCCGTCCACGCCGGCAGCTGCTCTCTCGCCGCCGCCGAAACCTTGTGCGCCGGAGACGGCGTGCGACCGGACGACGTCCTGGACCTGCTGGCCAGGTTGGTCGATCGGTCGCTGGTCGTCGTGGTCGACACCCCTTCGGGAGCCAGGTACCGGTTGCTCGAATCGATCGCGGCGTACTGCCGGGAACGCCTCGAAGAAGCCGGCGAAACGGCGCGAATGCGGCGCGGACACGCCCGGCACTACACGGAGCTGGCCGAACAAGCCGAACCGCACCTGCGCGGCGGTGCGCAGAGGCAGTGGCTGGCATCGCTCGACGCCGAGACCGCCAACCTCCGCCGCGCGCTCGACAGCCTCGTGGACGACGGCGACGTCGCGCTCGGCCTACGGCTGGTCGGCGCTCTGGGGTGGTACTGGTTCCTCCGCGGCAGGCTCGGCGAAGCCCGCCGAGCGTTCGAACTCGTCCTGGGGCTCGACAGCGACTCGGACCGCGGCGCCGCCGGCGCCGTCGCTCAGGTATGGCACGCGGGAATCTCCCTGATGATCCGGGACACCGGCACACCGGCGCCAGTACCCGAGGAGATGCGACGGCTGTGCGGCGGAATCGACGACCCGGTCACCCGGGCCAGAATGGAATGGTTCCTCGGGTTCGCGCAGGCGGGTTTCGGCGCCCCGGCCGCCAGCGAGGGCTTGGCCGACCGGTCGCTGTCGGCCTTCCGGGCCACCGAGGACCGGTGGGGGATCGCGGCCGTGTCGACCACGCGGGCGGCACTCGCGCTCGCCCGGGGTGATCTCGGCGTGGCCGAACGGCTCGGCGCGGAAAGTCTGGCCGTCTTCGACGAACTCGGTGACGACTGGGGCCATCTCAAGGCCGGCCAGGTTCTCGCCGTGCTGGCCGAAATCATCGGTGACTACGGCTCGGCGGCCCGGCTGCACCGCGACGGGCTGCGCACCGCCGAGGAGCTCGGCCTGCGGACCGAAGCCGCGTGGGAACTGTCCGGGCTCGGCCGGATCGCCCTGCTCGACGGCGACTACGCCGCGGCCGACCACTGGCATCACCGGTCGATGCGGCTCGCCATCGAGCAGTCGCACCATCGGGGTATCCAGTACGCCGAGGTCGGTCTCGGTCTCGGTGCCCGACGGCAGGGCAGGCTCGACGCGGCGGAGAAGCACCTGCGGAACTGGCTCGACTGGTGCCGCCGTTGGGACGGCGACGCCGGCGTTGCACTCATCCTCGCCGAGCTCGGCTTCATCGCCGAGCAACGCGGTGACACCGCGAAGGCGCTCGCCCTGCACCTGGACGGTTTCCGCGCCGCCCGCTCCACAGCGGACCCGCGCGCGATCGCACTCGCGCTGGAAGGCCTGGCCGGTGCGGAAGCCCTCGCCGGGCGCCACGGCCATGCCGCGCATCTGCTGGGCATGGCCGCCGTGCTGAGACGATCCGCGGGCGCGCCCTTGCCTCCTGCCGAACGAGGTGACGTCGAGCGGATCACGGCAGCCATTCGGCAAGCGCTGGGAGAGCGCGATTTCGCCGCCGCGTTCGAGCACGGCAACAAGACGACCCTCGAGAACCTGTGA
- a CDS encoding NAD(P)-dependent oxidoreductase, giving the protein MSEQDALDPVTVVGLGAMGKALAAALLKAGHRTTVWNRSAAKADTLVADGAVRADSITEAVTASPVVIVCLLDYEVTRDVLATAADALSGRLVVNLSNGTPNQARETAVWAAGHGAEYLDGGIMAVPPMIGRPEALVLYSGSQPAFDHHQDMLGRLGDSRYLGTDAGLASLYDLALLSAMYGQAAGARHALALIATERADLPEFTSSLLIPWLTAMTIGLPALAEQNDAVREAEDPVSPESMQAVAIANIAEASTGQGVDGELLSHLLVPLRDLIGHRGTGHDLPGLIDLARKAAL; this is encoded by the coding sequence GTGAGTGAGCAAGATGCCCTCGACCCGGTGACGGTCGTCGGACTCGGCGCCATGGGCAAGGCGCTCGCGGCGGCGTTGCTGAAGGCAGGCCATCGGACGACCGTGTGGAACCGGTCCGCCGCCAAAGCCGACACCCTCGTCGCCGACGGAGCCGTGCGAGCGGACTCGATCACCGAAGCGGTCACCGCCAGCCCGGTGGTCATCGTCTGCCTGCTCGACTACGAGGTCACGCGCGATGTGCTCGCCACCGCCGCCGATGCCCTTTCCGGTCGCCTCGTGGTGAACCTGAGCAACGGCACTCCGAACCAGGCCCGCGAGACCGCGGTCTGGGCGGCCGGGCACGGCGCCGAGTACCTCGACGGCGGCATCATGGCCGTGCCACCGATGATCGGCCGCCCAGAGGCTCTCGTGCTCTACAGCGGATCCCAGCCCGCCTTCGACCACCACCAGGACATGCTCGGCCGCCTCGGCGACAGCCGGTACCTCGGCACCGATGCCGGACTGGCGTCGCTTTACGACCTCGCCCTGCTCAGCGCGATGTACGGACAGGCCGCTGGAGCCCGGCACGCGCTCGCCCTCATCGCCACCGAGCGAGCCGATCTGCCGGAATTCACCTCGTCACTGCTCATCCCCTGGCTCACCGCCATGACCATCGGACTGCCCGCGCTCGCCGAGCAGAACGACGCCGTCCGAGAAGCCGAAGACCCCGTGTCCCCGGAAAGCATGCAGGCGGTCGCCATCGCCAACATCGCCGAGGCCAGCACCGGCCAGGGCGTCGACGGCGAACTGCTCTCCCACCTGCTCGTCCCGCTCCGTGACCTCATCGGCCACCGCGGCACCGGCCACGATCTGCCGGGTCTGATCGACCTGGCCAGGAAGGCGGCGCTCTGA
- a CDS encoding nitrate/sulfonate/bicarbonate ABC transporter ATP-binding protein, translated as MSSTTVTDGEILVGVDSVSKSFTGAAGDELRVLDDITLDLRAGEIVALLGRSGSGKSTLLRTIAGLIGPTTGVVRYRGAELTGANPGTAMVFQSFALMPWLTVQDNVELGLAARGVPPAQRRERALKAIDLIGLDGFESAYPKELSGGMRQRVGFARALVLEPDLLLMDEPFSALDVLTAENLRTELMALWAGQDFPTKSICVVTHNIEEAVLLADRVIVLGAGPGHIRAEVPVDLARPRDRRAPGFAALVDRLYDLLTGREPDRDVPEPTQATPTARPLPAASVGGLAGLVEIVHAQGGRVDLPDIAAELNFEVDDLLPLVDAAALLDLLFVAGADLNLTPIGEAFTTADIQQSKKIFAEQARHRAPLVRTIHRGLAAGADGTLRAGFFLDLLRRGFSAEDAQRQLDTAIDWGRYAELFDYDTDTDQLTLDPAHRHRS; from the coding sequence TTGTCCAGCACAACCGTCACCGACGGCGAAATCCTCGTCGGCGTCGACTCGGTGTCCAAGAGCTTCACCGGTGCCGCCGGTGACGAACTCCGCGTCCTCGACGACATCACACTCGACCTGCGCGCGGGCGAGATCGTCGCCCTGCTCGGCCGCTCCGGCTCCGGCAAATCGACGTTGCTGCGCACCATCGCCGGGCTGATCGGCCCGACCACCGGCGTGGTGCGCTACCGCGGCGCCGAACTCACCGGCGCCAATCCCGGCACCGCGATGGTCTTCCAATCCTTCGCCCTGATGCCCTGGCTCACCGTGCAGGACAACGTCGAACTCGGCCTCGCCGCACGAGGAGTGCCGCCCGCGCAGCGGCGGGAACGCGCGCTGAAAGCCATCGACCTCATCGGACTCGACGGTTTCGAATCCGCCTATCCCAAGGAACTCTCCGGAGGGATGCGCCAGCGCGTCGGCTTCGCCAGAGCACTGGTACTCGAACCCGACCTGCTGCTGATGGACGAACCGTTCTCCGCGCTCGACGTCCTCACCGCGGAAAACCTCCGCACCGAGCTGATGGCGCTGTGGGCCGGGCAGGATTTCCCGACCAAGTCGATCTGCGTCGTCACCCACAACATCGAGGAAGCCGTCCTGCTGGCCGACCGGGTCATCGTGCTCGGCGCCGGCCCCGGACACATCCGCGCCGAGGTCCCGGTCGATCTCGCCCGGCCCCGCGACCGGCGTGCTCCCGGCTTCGCCGCGCTCGTCGACCGGCTCTACGACCTGCTCACCGGCCGTGAGCCCGACCGCGACGTGCCCGAACCGACTCAGGCCACGCCCACCGCCCGGCCGCTGCCCGCCGCGTCGGTCGGTGGCCTCGCGGGGCTCGTCGAGATCGTCCACGCCCAGGGCGGCCGCGTCGACCTGCCCGACATCGCCGCGGAACTCAACTTCGAGGTCGACGATCTCCTGCCGCTGGTCGACGCCGCCGCGCTGCTCGATCTGCTGTTCGTCGCCGGGGCGGATCTGAACCTGACACCCATCGGGGAGGCCTTCACCACCGCGGACATCCAGCAGAGCAAGAAGATCTTCGCCGAACAGGCCCGGCACCGTGCCCCCTTGGTCCGCACCATCCATCGCGGCCTCGCCGCCGGTGCCGACGGCACCCTCCGCGCCGGGTTCTTCCTCGACCTCCTCCGGCGCGGCTTCTCCGCCGAGGACGCCCAGCGACAGCTCGACACCGCGATCGACTGGGGCCGCTACGCCGAACTGTTCGACTACGACACCGACACCGACCAGCTCACTCTCGATCCCGCCCATCGGCACCGGTCATGA